Within Sphaerodactylus townsendi isolate TG3544 linkage group LG05, MPM_Stown_v2.3, whole genome shotgun sequence, the genomic segment ACGGTAGACTATCATGTCTGATCCTTTCTGCTTGTGTGTTTATATGTACATTGTCTTTAGGCACACAACTTCtgtagcagggtataatgccatgcagcccAACcttcaaaacagtcattttttccaggggaatgaTCTTGGTCAGCAGGAAATCAACTATAATAATGGAATATCTCTAGGTgctacctgcaggttggcaaccctacctgctgTTGATTAAGACATCAGGCAAGGAGCTCCAATTGCTGTTACCAGTAGGAATAATAAGCAAAGAAGTCATTTGTTTAATACTTTTTCTAACAAATTATGTCCACAACAAGCCTACTGTGAGTTTAGTATGCCAGATTACGAGCCTGAATTCATGATAAACAATGATGAATACAAAATGTGGTGTGGATTCCTTTAAAATTCTCAAAAGCAGAGGGGTTCTTTTTCttggttgccaactttggatACTTTGAAAAACACATACTACAAAGATACCTTTCAGGAAAAGAGGCACATGCACATTGTATTTAGGAAATTATACCTGAACACACAATGAGGAATGACAATCAGCCTGTAGGCCTGGATGGCAGTATCTTGACAGCTTGATCTAGAGAGGTTTGCCTCATATCTCCGTGCCTGCTGTGCGATCTGTATGATATGAAAACTAAACAGGCTCTCTGGCAGCTATAAAAGAAAATCCAAATCTGTATTGTAAATGTCAACTAAATTGCTGGCCAATAAAGGCCTGGATTTTGCTGGCAGAATGAGTAACTCAAGTGCATCAtcagttatttatttttgaacaGGAGTCTTGCTACTCAATGATCAGTTTAACAAGTGAAACTCATGCCCAAACTAATTTGATTAGAGGTTATTGTCAATCAAAACAGCCTTGAAATTGGTAATATGATCTGGAAACTATAGTAAAAACCATGATATGGAGGCCATATTGAAAAACTACTATGATTCCTTCCCAGAGAGTCAGGAGCCTCATTTgaatgttacagtgaatgcacatacaaacTATAAGTTCATGCAGGTGCCTAATTATAAGGAAAAGTCAACACACATTCATTTGATAAATGAAACCAGGACCAGTATTTGGATAAATGTGAGGTTTAAATTCCACATTCAGGTGTACATGCATTAAATATAACATTACTCACATGTGCAAAAAACAATTAAATACACTATACACAGATTGTACATGCATTCTCTGtaatttgtgaacagggctagagtgtcagacaagaatttaggagacccaggtttgaatccccacactgccatggaagctcattgggtgacctcagCATAATCCACCTTACTTGTTTATATGAGAATAAAATTGAAGAGACTAATATTTTAACCCATTTTGAGTCTCCATTTGTAAGAAAAAGGGGATATTCCATCCTATTTGTCCACAGATGCTCTGGTAAGTAAAGAGATagatttatatatttaatattaatgttaatttggTTCCCTGAAGCAAGaggcttctgttttgtttttacagatTCTCAACCAGGTGAGTACACAACTGTCAGTGTTACTGATACAAAGTAAACATTTTGTTGGAGGGCATTACTGAATAATACTTTACAAAAGCAATTGAATACTACAAACTGAATCGGACTGAAAAGGAATAAATATGAAAAACCATGAACAAACCACTAGATATTATAAAACACTTGAAAAAAGAAGTTGAAAACATGATAGCAACTTAATGCATATTAGCCAATCTAAACCTAATTGTTAAATCATTGTCATCTTACCTCCCTTCTGTCCTTAGCTCTCACTCAGTTTCTGAACAAGCAAGCTGATACATTTCATAGCTACCTATCCAGGGATCCACAAGAGTTTCAGAGGCAGGACTTTCACAGGCTTAGAAGCATCTTAGCTGTCAAACTCCTGAAAATTAGGACGGCAGGGCAGAGTAAGAATAGGCCTTTGAAGGCCTCAAAATATCCTTAAAgtatgaggaaaaggctgcttctgacctaaaaagaaagaaaaattgctaCCAAAACCTGGCATCCTCTTGGACATTTCTACGTTTTCACAGTACACTGTACACAGGGGATGGACAGTATCATGGTGAAACATAAATCTTCAGAGGTAGAGACACAGGCATGGACTTAATTTTTCCCTCATTCTCTGTTTACTTCAGCACCCAGAAAACAGGGAAACCTGATACCCATAACATCTTCccattaacaaaaaaaacccccaaacaatgTGTTAGTCTGCGCTCTTCTTATCAGTTATGAAACTGGTTTCATTTGTCAGAGTTGCGTATGTTTGTCAGGTGTTTATTTGTCAGTATTCATGCTTGGTCAGCAATCAACAGCACATTCAGGGACCTTCCAATGATGAGCTTCAGGGTTGGGATTCAAGaaaaagtcctcttgaataacATGATTGGACATGCTAACAGGGGGCGGGATTGGTTTGCCTGTGTGTGTGGAACCCTGTGCAATTTGGTTCTCTTGGCATTTCAGCAGCTGCTTATCTTAGCTTAGTTGACAAAGTTAATATTTCAGTTGAAACAACAGTGTCTGAGCTTCTAAACATGAATCCATAGATACTCCCTGTTATGGTCAcacaaaataagataaaatggaCAGGCATCCACAGTTTTTACACTACATAGTATCATGTGGGGCCAAACATCATTGAGGTTTTCTTGTGGGAGGGGTCTtcccttgttaaaaaaaacccatttggaCAAGTTTTAGACAAGTATTGGGTAAGTTGCCCCCTTTACGAAAGCTTTACAGAAGCACTTTGGAGTATTGCTTTCCCAATGTTTACAGCTACTTGCAATTAGATATTCCTCATGGAATGCACAACTGTTTGGTGCTGTATCATTGCAATTTCAGCAGAAGTCACAATTTTTAATGGCAAACTACACAGAATCAGGGTCTGAAGTCTATTTTGTTCAAAGATGGAGGCTGTAACTTGGCCAGTCCTATAAATAGTTACTGCCTTGTAAGTGTGTACTTAGTGGACTGGTACACAGGGTATAAGATATTCATGTTGCTATTTTGGTTGCTCCCAATTGTGAATGAGCTGCACAGTGTTACTTGTTTAGAGtattagactaggatctaggagacccagctTTGAATCCCATTGtcccacggaagcttgctgggtgtaagggtctgttactctggtcaataattgagactcagggaaggttcaagagctttattgaactgtgtcaggaccttagcTGTTTTCTTAAAATATAAACCTTATATAATGTCTCTTAGTAGACAAGATCCAACTTCGCTATAGCCTAGCACTGGGGAAACAAAGCCTCATAAGACAGCAGGCAGACATGTGGTATATGCAGTGTCTCACATTTCTATCTGTAGTATATGCTGACATTTTTATTGAATCTATTATACACAGCTAATATGTCCCCCCAACATTTATTTTTTTGGCCTTCTGCAGCCCTGGATACCAATGGAGAAAAGTCCCTAACTATCTTGTTGGCCATGAAATTGCAAACAACATTATTAAAGGGAGTCTAAAGTCAATTTATATATTGTAGTGGAGCTGCCAACATTCCATCACTTTTCTGTCATCACTTTCTACGTTTAACAGTAATGTAAAAGCAGCACTCATGTAAGTCACTCAGATTACACAGCTACCTCCCATACCAGAACTTCACATCTAACTAGGACACCTGACATTGGTACCCATGTGATCCAGGAAATATACCTGACTGGTGTTTATACATGGGAACCAGTCATAGACAACACTCAACATAGTGCTGAGGTAATATGTACATTGTACTTAATGGAAGCCTTAATGTAGCTGTCCTTGAACATTAagaatattgtattgtcgaaggctttcacggccggattcaactggttctggtgggttttctgggctgtgtggccgtggtctgttccTAACATGTTCCTAacgtgttcctaacgttttgcctgcatctgtggctggcatcttcgaggtgaatcacagagggaagtctgttacacactgtgtccaaagagaaggaaatgtttggggtatatattgtccatgtcccagggtggggaaccaatcagtaagtgtttgggtggaacttgacatgcaaagatgtggttgatagtattgtattgcaggtggggcttatcagtccagggagtgattcaccttttcatgccctgcagcagcagtagtattggtgaatgcaaatcctgtgtttgggtggagtccattgttcatgaacgtAGCAtacccttggggtttgcttttggtgtttttaagtactggtagataagttttgctaattttcaaagtctcttctttcctgttgaaattgtcttggtgtttgtgaatttcaatggcctccctgtgcagtctgacaaagtaaccttctgaattgtccataatttcaatgttttcaaataaaatgttatgtccagttttgtttaagacatgatctgcaactgcagatttttcaggatagttaagctgacagtgtctttcgtgctccttaacacgagtttgaatgctgcattttgttgtttcttaatagacctttccacagctgcagagtATGAGATAAACTCctacagaagtgagggggtctctcttgtcctttgctgagcgtagcatctgctgtattttcctggtaggtttgaagaatgtttgtaggttatgtttcttcatcagtttccctatttgatcagtgattcccttgatgtatggtagaaatatttttcctgtggtgagctgtttctcctcagtcctctgggttatcctggtcttaaagctcttctgatttctgttgtggagtaatcattagcctgcagagcccagtctagatgattgatttcatcagggaggaggtgaggttcacaaattcattttgcacaatctgtcagagttttgattatgcccctttcctgttgtggatggtgattggagtttttatgtagataccggtctgtgtgtgtcggttttctgtatactgtgtggcccaattggtggttgggtctgcgaaagaccaagacatctcgAAAaggcatttttccttctttttcagtttccatggtaaattggatgtttgggtggatgctgttaaggtggtccagaaagttcagcagttcctcctcatcATGGCTccatccacaaattggaaccaaatCAGGAAACCCGCAACAGGGCCAGGGTGGTGGAGTGGTGATGGTCATCTGGAATTCTATCTCCTTTCAGACATCCCTCGCCCCACATATCGAAGGAATAGAGTGCTTGGGCCTCCATTGGGATTCCTTGGTGAGGTTGGTTGTTCTGCTGAAGTACCAATCGCCTAGTGCGCCGGCAGACAGCCTGGCGTGGCTGCTAGAAGTGGTCGCTGACTGGGCGTTGTGGTTCCCTAACCTCATACTGTTGGGGGACTTTAACGTCCATGTCAATGCAGCCTCCTCCTTGGTCGCTGCGCACCTactgtcatccatggcgacactaggcctctccctaGTGAACATCAGAACTCCCACACATCAAGGAGGCCATACTCTTGACCAAATACTGGGGACTTCCGGTCAGAGATGGCGACTGGCGAACGTCTCTGAGAGAAGCTCCAGAGAATCTGTCCTAATCTCAAAGACCCCCTGTTTAGGGGCTCACAAATTCTTCTCCCATAGGATGGAGGAGTGCAAGTAGCGAAGGTAAGGAGCAAATTGGCTGAGTAGTCAATTCTGCTCCCTCCTTAAACCAGCAAGAAAGGGACAGCCAAATTGGAAGAAGCCAGAGCCATAACGCAGACTGCCTAGAGCATACGTGATAGCGAACTAAGAAGGATCATGACGGCTCTTCAACCTGTAATGAAACTGACTGAACTTTTTATCGGACTTATCTTACCTCAATCGGTGTGCGACTGAAACGGAGCGGCGCGTGGGAAAACCCGAGGAAGTCATGGAAGGCTGCGCTTGATCGCTTCGGAAACAATCCGCTGCCCCGAAGAGAGGAGAGGACGGGAAGTTGCCAGAGCgcggggaagagaggcagacgtCCAACGCGGTGGTAAGGAGGCCGGCTGGGACCCcgggaaagaaaagaggagacCCGAACGTTAGCGGAGGAACTGGCACAAAGCCAGAAACTCTccaattctccccctcccttctctcaaTGAGGGAGGGATGAACTTGTAAGGGATCCCCTGGAAGTTAAACACAAACCCAATAAGGAGAGGCAAAACAAAGGAAGTGAAAGGGACTCCAGCCAATGAGAGtgtgaaaaacaaagcaaagcgtCACCAGGCAAAACCGGAAAAGAAACCATAGATACAAGAGGGATAGAACGAATAGGCACTCTCAATGATAACTAAGTAATAGCGACCTATAGTTATGAGGAGATAAGATCGCGATCGCTGTTTAAAGAACAGGACGGAAAAGTTAGATCTCCTGACAGCTCACAAGATAACTGCCATCAGCAACACAGAAAGCGAGATTTAAAACGAACTGTATAACGTTGTGGACTGtggaaaaattaaattaaagccGGTGAGCAATTTTTTCTttattcctttccccctttgatAATGAGTACCAGGAAGAGCGCCATGGAAAATAAGAGTACTAAAATGACAATGAATTTGGCTGGTGCcacttcagaaaaaaattcagataACGAGTCCAGACTTGAACAAATGATGGAGacaatattaaataaacaaaacgaAGCTACAGAACAATTGACAAAGTTCCAAAGAGAAACACAGGAACAATTTGCTAGGATGGAGCAAGAAATGAAAGCCATTAAACAGGACATGAAAGGAAATGctgcacaatttaaaaaaatagatgacaCTGAAGGAAATAAAAACTGCAATAAAGGACAATGCAGAAAAGGTGGAGGAagtggatgaaaaggtgctgactCTCAGAGAGCAATTTGAAAGACAGAATGACTATATGGCCATAATGGAATACAAACAAAAGGAAACCTTTCTGAGAATACGAGGACTACCGGAAAAAGACAACGAAAACTTACTGCAAAGAATTTTACCTATGCTTAGCCAAGTATGGAGCCTAGAAGAAGATGATGCTGTCAGGGAAATTGACAGGCTGTATAGAGTGAACTCTAAAATTGCAAGAGACAGAAGGCTCCCAAGAGATATAATTATAAATTGTGTCAGGAAAAGCATGCGGGATGAAATTTTAAGATTCCACTCTACATCTAGAATCCAACTGGAAGGAAAGGACATGATCATCCTGAAGGAGATACCTGCAGTAattagaaggaaaaggaaagactaTACACAACTTGTGGACACATTACGTTTAAACAACATCTCATTTAGATGGAACATACCCGAAGGTCTCTTCTTTCAGCTTGACTCCAGGAATTACAATATCAACACAGTGACCAAAGCCCAGGATTTCCTGACGAAGAATAAGAAAAATCTTAAATATCTTGACAACTAGGTGGTAAGGTTTTTACCTGATGTTTAACTGTAAAATCATAACTTGGAATGTTAACGGCTT encodes:
- the LOC125433238 gene encoding uncharacterized protein LOC125433238, with translation MTLKEIKTAIKDNAEKVEEVDEKVLTLREQFERQNDYMAIMEYKQKETFLRIRGLPEKDNENLLQRILPMLSQVWSLEEDDAVREIDRLYRVNSKIARDRRLPRDIIINCVRKSMRDEILRFHSTSRIQLEGKDMIILKEIPAVIRRKRKDYTQLVDTLRLNNISFRWNIPEGLFFQLDSRNYNINTVTKAQDFLTKNKKNLKYLDN